A stretch of the Pelmatolapia mariae isolate MD_Pm_ZW linkage group LG23, Pm_UMD_F_2, whole genome shotgun sequence genome encodes the following:
- the LOC134620410 gene encoding putative claudin-24: MDPIISVLELVGVLISAGAWLCSLATTLMSSWLTLSNLLVTETLGVGLWETCVLNQQGTLECRPYDSLLGLRPEIKLARILMCTALGVGMLGLLLAIPGLHLVNGCRQQLEDVSCKRALKATSGALCLVAGILGLIPVSYIAHVTVEQFFDESVPDMVPRWEFGDALFCGWTAGVLHLAAGMLLLISCFYVQKLNSNRPVAVPPVLTKLEPDSMRTRSEYV, translated from the coding sequence ATGGACCCTATCATCAGTGTTCTGGAGCTGGTGGGGGTTCTGATCTCAGCGGGGGCCTGGCTCTGCTCTTTGGCCACCACCCTGATGTCCTCATGGCTCACACTGTCCAACTTGCTGGTCACAGAGACTCTTGGGGTGGGCCTCTGGGAGACCTGCGTGCTCAAtcagcagggaacactggagtGTAGGCCCTATGACAGTCTGCTGGGGCTGCGACCAGAGATCAAGCTAGCCCGGATCCTCATGTGCACGGCGCTAGGGGTAGGAATGCTGGGGCTTTTGCTTGCCATACCCGGCCTCCACCTTGTCAACGGCTGCCGGCAACAGTTGGAGGACGTGAGCTGTAAGAGGGCCCTGAAGGCTACCAGTGGGGCATTGTGCCTGGTGGCGGGGATCCTGGGCCTCATCCCAGTTTCCTACATCGCCCATGTGACGGTCGAACAGTTCTTCGATGAGTCAGTGCCTGACATGGTCCCACGATGGGAATTTGGGGATGCTCTGTTCTGTGGTTGGACGGCCGGTGTCCTTCATCTAGCTGCAGGAATGCTGCTGctaatttcctgtttttatgtgcaGAAGCTAAACAGTAACAGACCCGTTGCTGTCCCTCCGGTCCTGACGAAGCTAGAACCTGACTCCATGAGAACCAGATCTGAGTATGTCTGA
- the LOC134620365 gene encoding frizzled-7-A-like produces MALGGHCSFCWWVWGFTLVYLFQPCNSQHDRGISIPEHGFCQPISIPLCTDIAYNQTIMPNLLGHTTQEDAGLEVHQFYPLVKVQCSLDLKFFLCSMYAPVCTVLDQAIPPCRSLCERARQGCEALMNKFGFQWPERLRCENFPIHGAGEICVGQNTTETEGPTSDPTPSLSELVTFPPYIWGNQPFFCPLQLQVPSYLNYHFLGVKDCGSPCEPSKPNGLMYFQEDELKFGRLWVGTWSILCCVSTLFTVLTYLVDMKRFRYPERPIIFLSGCYFMVAAAYSAGFLLEDRVVCVDRFKEDGYKLVAQGTKKEGCTILFMILYFFGMASSVWWVVLSLTWFLSAGMKWGHEAIEANSQYFHLAAWAVPAVKTITILAMGQVDGDLLTGVCYVGIYNVDALRGFVLAPLFVYLFIGTSFLLAGFVSLFRIRTIMKHDGTKTEKLEKLMVRIGVFSVLYTVPATIVIACHFYEQAFRSQWEVTWHMQTCKHFAVPCPASNFASNTPDFTVFMIKYLMTLIVGITSGFWIWSGKTLQSWRRFYQRLINSSQGETTV; encoded by the coding sequence ATGGCTTTGGGGGGACACTGCTCCTTTTGCTGGTGGGTTTGGGGATTCACTCTGGTATATCTCTTCCAGCCTTGCAACAGTCAGCATGATCGAGGAATTTCCATCCCTGAGCATGGCTTCTGCCAGCCCATCTCCATCCCCCTGTGCACTGACATTGCCTACAACCAGACCATCATGCCCAACCTGCTGGGGCACACCACCCAGGAGGACGCCGGGCTTGAGGTGCACCAGTTTTATCCTCTGGTCAAAGTCCAATGCTCCTTGGACCTTAAGTTCTTCCTGTGCTCCATGTACGCGCCGGTCTGCACCGTTCTAGACCAGGCAATCCCTCCCTGCAGGTCTCTGTGTGAGCGGGCTCGGCAGGGCTGCGAGGCACTCATGAACAAATTTGGATTCCAGTGGCCCGAGAGATTGCGCTGTGAGAACTTTCCCATCCATGGGGCAGGAGAGATCTGCGTCGGTCAAAACACCACCGAAACCGAGGGCCCCACGTCCGACCCCACCCCAAGTCTTTCTGAGCTTGTGACCTTTCCTCCATACATTTGGGGCAACCAGCCTTTCTTCTGCCCCCTGCAGCTCCAGGTGCCCTCCTACCTGAATTATCACTTCCTCGGAGTGAAGGACTGTGGCTCCCCCTGTGAGCCCTCCAAACCCAATGGGTTGATGTATTTCCAAGAGGATGAGCTAAAGTTTGGGCGGCTCTGGGTTGGAACCTGGTCTATTCTATGTTGTGTCAGCACCCTTTTCACTGTCCTCACCTATCTGGTGGACATGAAGCGGTTCCGATACCCAGAGAGACCAATCATCTTCCTGTCAGGCTGCTATTTCATGGTGGCGGCGGCGTACAGCGCTGGCTTCCTACTGGAGGACCGAGTAGTGTGTGTGGATAGGTTTAAAGAGGATGGCTACAAGCTGGTGGCTCAAGGCACCAAGAAGGAGGGTTGCACCATCCTGTTCATGATCCTCTACTTCTTTGGCATGGCGAGCTCTGTGTGGTGGGTGGTCCTTTCTCTCACTTGGTTCCTGTCTGCTGGGATGAAATGGGGTCACGAGGCTATTGAAGCGAACTCGCAGTACTTCCACCTGGCAGCCTGGGCGGTGCCAGCGGTGAAGACCATCACCATCCTGGCTATGGGACAGGTGGACGGTGACCTGCTCACTGGTGTCTGCTACGTGGGGATCTACAACGTGGATGCACTGCGTGGTTTCGTACTGGCGCCTCTGTTTGTCTACCTCTTCATCGGAACTTCTTTCCTGCTGGCTGGCTTTGTATCACTCTTCCGTATCCGCACCATCATGAAGCACGACGGCACAAAGACCGAGAAGCTCGAAAAGTTGATGGTGCGAATTGGTGTGTTTAGCGTGCTGTACACAGTGCCTGCCACCATCGTCATCGCCTGCCATTTCTATGAGCAGGCCTTCAGGTCGCAGTGGGAGGTAACCTGGCACATGCAGACCTGCAAGCACTTTGCCGTGCCATGCCCAGCATCAAACTTTGCATCAAACACGCCAGACTTCACCGTCTTTATGATCAAGTACTTGATGACCCTTATTGTGGGCATAACATCAGGGTTCTGGATCTGGTCAGGGAAAACTCTACAGTCGTGGCGTCGTTTTTATCAAAGACTGATCAATAGCAGCCAGGGAGAAACCACCGTGTAG